The stretch of DNA TCGTCAGCCCCGCACGGCGAAGCCGATGGCGCAGCTCGAGGCCGCCGGTGCACCGCAGTCCGCCCAGGCGCATCGGGAGGAGGCCCCGCAGGGGGCCCACCTGATCCAGGAGGCTGCGTCTCAGGCTCCCGCCCAGACTCAGCCCACCGGGCAGCAGCTCTGGCCTGAGGCCCCCACGACCGACAGCGCTGCAACAACAGCCACCGCCCCACCCCGCTACGACTGGATCACCGGGAACAGGCAGCGGCACATCTCCCCCCAGTACAGCCAGTCAACCGCCCGTGGCGCACCCCCGCCACAACTGACCGCCGGTCCTGCCGACTCGGTCCACGACGTCGGCGCCGCACGCCCTCCCCACCTCCTTCCGCACCCGGAAAGGACCGCACTGTGCCGAACACCGAAGGCATCAAGACCATTACCCTTGCCCAGCTGAACTCCGAGGCAAGCCTCCTGACCCGCATGGACCGCAAGTACCTGGTCCCGCCCCGCGACACCCAGGAGGTCATCGACTACCTCGCCCCGCGAGCGCAGGTCCTCCAGATCGACGGCCTGCGGCACTTCCGCTATGCGTCGACCTACTTCGACACCCCCGGCCTGGACGCCTACTTCCTGGCCGCCCGCAAACGCCGTCGGCGATACAAGATCCGCACCCGCACCTACCTGGACTCCGGCCTGTGCTTCCTGGAGGTCAAGACCAACGGCTCACGCGAGTCCACCGTCAAGGACCGTTTCAAGTACGACCCCGACGACGCCGACCGCGTCACACCCGACGGCCGCCTGTTCATCATCGAGCGCCTGGTGGAGTCCTCCACCTGCTCCCCGGACGAGGCGAGCACCATCGCCGAGGCCCTCGTGCCGGTCATGGACTCCACCTACAGCCGCACCACCCTGCACCTGCCCCACGACGAGGCCCGGGCCACCTTCGACACTGAGCTCACCTGGGACCTGTTCGACCCCGACGGGCGACGCCTCAAGACGGGCATATCAGTGGGACATCTCAATGTCGTCGAGACGAAGAACCCGTCCACGGCCTCTCCCACGGACCGCCTGCTGTGGCGCCAGGGGCACCGGCCGGCCCGTATCTCGAAGTACGCCACCGGGATGGCGCTGCTGTACGCGAACCTGCCCACCAACCGGTGGCACCGCACCATCAAGCGTGACCTGGGGCGCTACCAACGTCAGACGCGGCAGCGCCAGGTCGCGGCCTGAACGGCAGCCGAAACACATCAGCCTCACCCCCTCACCAGCGACTCCGGGAGTAACGGGCTTCGCCCGTCCCGGGGTCGCTGTTCGTTGCTTCACACCGGCGGCGGGACAAGTCATGCCTCACCCATGCCCCTTTCACAGCCCGCTCATGAAATGCGCCCCTTGACTGTTGTTCACCGGACGGAGCCACACCGCCGCGGCGCGCCCAGAGCGCATGCTCGACCTTCAGGCGCCCGCCTCACGGCCAGGCCCCGTCGCCGGTCCGAATAACCCTGACAGGAGCCACCGGATGAGCCTGACCACTCTGACCTACATCGCTGCCGACCTCGTCGCCCTCGCCGTCCTGGTCGGCGCCCTCTACGCCCCTCGCCACTCCCGCAAGGACCTCATGGCCGCCTACATCGGCGTCAACGTGGGCGTCCTGGCCGTCACCCTGCTGCTGTCGACCGCGAGCGTCGCGGCCGGTCTGGGCCTGGGGCTCTTCGGTGTCCTGTCCATCATCCGCCTGCGCTCCACCGAGCTGGCCCAGCACGAGGTCGCCTACTTCTTCGCGGCCCTGGCCCTGGGCCTGCTCGGCGGGATCCAGACCGCGCCGATCGGGATGGTGGCATCCCTCATGGCCACCGTCGTCGCCGCACTATGGATCGGCGACCACCCGGCACTCATGCGCCGCAACCGCCACCAGGTGATCGTGCTCGACCACGCCATCACCAACGAGACCGCCCTCATGGCCCACTTGGAGCACACCCTGGGCGGACAGGTCCGCTCGGTCGAGGTCCAGCGCCTCGATCTGGTCAACGACACCACCATCGTCGACGTCCGCTTCCGGGTGCCTCGCAAGACCCCCGCCGAGCTCGAGGCCGAACCCGCTAAGGTCTCCAAGCCCACCTACGCCTCCCAGGCCTCCGACGACGTCGCCCCCGCCCTGGAGCCGGCCGGTGCGCCCGCCTCCCCCACCGCTCACGCCTGGGCCGGCACACGCCTGAGCACCGTGCAGACCAGCACCCGCACCGGCCAGACCGACACCCAGCCCGTCACCATCACGCCGGCCGCCCAGTACGTCACCCGCTCCGCCGCGCAGCAGAACGTCGCCGCACGCTGAGACCGGAAGACTGAGAGAACGACGATGACACGAACGACCGCCGGGTCTGTGAGCACGAAGCACCTGACCACGACCACCCTCGCCGAGCTCAACAGCGCCGCCGGCCTGCTCACCCGCGTGGACCGCAAGTACCTTGTACCCCTGAAGAGCGCGCAGGACCTCGTCGACCGGCTCGCGCCTCACGCCCAGGTCCTGGCCATCGATGAGCGGCGCCGCTTCTCCTACGCGTCGACCTACTTCGACACCCCGGAGCTGGACGCCTTCATGCTCACGGCCCGCAAACGGCGCCGGCGCTTCAAGGTCCGCACCCGCACCTACCTGGACTCCGGCCTGTGCTTCCTGGAGGTCAAGACCTGCGGGGCACGCGGCACCACCGTCAAGCGACGCATGGGCTACCACGCCGACGACGCCTCCCGCCTCACCGGCCCCGGCCGCGCCTTCGTGACGGCCTGCCTGGCGAGCACCGGAGTCACCGGCTCGGCCGCCGCCCACCAGGTCGCCGCCGTACTGCGGCCGGTGCTGGCCACCACCTACCAGCGCACCACCCTGCACCTGCCGCGCGCCGAGGCCCGGGCCACCATCGACACGGCCCTGACCTGGCAGCGCCTGGGGCCGGCACCCTTCACAGGCGCCTCAGCAGCAACCTCACCGGGGACGCCGACGGGCCCGCAGGCCCTGCGCCCGTCCCACCTGGCCGAGGCGATCAATGACGGCGAACCGGTGGCGGTGGCGGATATCGCCGTCGTCGAGACGAAGAACCCGGCCACGCCGTCGCCTGCGGACCGAGCCCTGTGGGACGCCGGCCACCGGCCCACCCGCATCTCGAAGTACGCCACCGGGATGGCGCTGCTCCACCCCGAGCTGCCCGCCAACAAGTGGTACCGGACCCTGACCCACGAGCTCGCCGACCTGTTCGGCACCGACCGCTCCAGCCTGGAGAGCATCAGCACGGGTCATTCCTCCAGCCACCCCCTGACCAACACGGCCGTCAGTGCGGCCTGAGGGCCGCCTCAAACCAACCGCAGAACCGGCACCGGAACCGACAAGAAGAGAGAACAGGAACCATGAAAACCACCAAGACGACGACCAAGCCCCTCAACCGACGTCGCCGTCGTGCGACCGGAGCCGTCGCGCTCCTGGCCGCGCTCGCCCTGGCGGCCGGCTGCTCAACCTCCTCGGCCTCCGGCAAGGCGAGCGCCTCCAGCTCAAGCGGCTCGGAGACGACGTGGACGACGATCTCCTCATCGGTCGCCACGGCGTCGACCGGCGCGAGCGTCTCAGACATCCTGGGTGCCAACGCCTCCGTGGAGGACGCCTCCAGCTCCGAGGACGACGCCGGGACCCCGGACACGTCGTCGGCCACCACGATCACCCTGTCGGGATCCTCGGCCTCGGCCAGCGGGTCGTCGTCGAGTAGCGTGAAGGTCGACGGGGGGACCGTGACCATCAACAGCGGCGGCACCTACGTCATCAGCGGCGAGCTCACCGACGGGCGGATCGTCGTCAACGCCCCCAAGGCCGATGTGCGCCTGGTCCTCAGCGGCGCGAGCATCACGAGCTCGGACGGGCCGGCCATCGACGTCCAGGACGCCGGCAAGGCGATCGTGGTCCTGGCCAAGGACTCCAAGAACACGCTGACTGACGGCCAGAGCTACGCCTCGGGGCAGGAGGCCACCGCGGCCCTGTTTTCCTCCGACACGCTCACCGTCACCGGGACCGGGTCGCTGGACGTGACCGGTTCCTACAAGGACGGCATCTCCTCCAAGAACGGTCTCATCATCACTGGCGGCACCACCATCAAGGTCAAGGCCGCCGACGATGGCCTGCGCGGCAAGGACTACCTGGTGGTGGAGTCCGGGACGCTGACGGTGGAGGCCGGAGGTGACGGCCTGAAGTCCAGTGAGGGCAACGATGAGACGAAGGGCTTCATCTCCCTGGGCAAGGCGAGCGTCACCCTGACCTCCTCCGACGACGCGATCACCGCGACCACGGACGTCACCGTCAAGGACACGACCTTGACGATCACGGCCGGCGGAGGGCAGGCCAACGCCACCGTTGAGGAGCAGGCTGCGCCCGGGCAGGAGTCGACGGCGGACTCCACGACGCCCTCACCCAAGGGCATCAACGCCGGGGTGAGCTACACGCAGGACTCCGGGAGCGTCACCGTCAACGCGGCCGACGAGGGGCTGCAGGCGCCGTTCATCAACGTGGCCGGCGGCGAGCTGTCCATCGCGGCGGGCGACGACGGCATCAACGCCTCCAACGGCGACCACGTCATCGAGGGCCACGAGAACGCGGACACCGAGTCCGACGACGGCTCGGTGCTCACGATCAGCGGCGGCGAGGTCGAGGTCTCCTACGCCTCCTCCGACGGCATTGACTCCAACGGCTCGGCCTACGTCAAGGGCGGTATCGTCGTGGTCTTGGGCCAGGCCGGTGAGATGGACGGGGCGGTGGACGCCAACGGCGAGACCCAGCTCGTGGGGGTGACGGGGTCGCCGTCGGTGAGCGCGGGAGACACGCTCACCGTCACGGACTCCTCCGGGTCGCAGGTGGCCTCCGTCAAGGTCGACTTCACGGCCGCGGCGATCACGGTGCTGGGGCTCACCGAGGGCCAGCAGTACACGGTGGCGACGTCGTCCGGCGGCTCGGCCACGGGGACGGCCTCGGCGCTGTCGGCCGGGACGGGAGGCCCCATGGGTGGTGGCGCCGGTGGTCAGGGAGGCCCCGGCGGTCAGGGCGGTCAGCCCGGTGGAGGCCAGGGCCAGCAGCCCGACGGTGGTCAAGGTCAGCAGTCCAACGGCCAGCAGCCCGGCAACCAGAGCAACCAGCAGTCGAGCACCCAGTCCGGCACCGCCCAGAGCAGCTGAGCTGAGCCGAGAACCGGGTGGGGGGCCGCAGCGCACAACGCTGCGGCCCCCCACCCGCTTTACAACACAAGAGGACCCTGGTTCCGACGGGAGATACTGGGACAGGTAAGTCAGTGAGATCCAGTGATACGCGGATTCGGATCATGCGAGCAGACGACATCTATGCCTTCATCGACACATTCTTTGAGCCACGCCCGAGATTCCTTCCACGCACGAGCGTCAGTCCGAGTCTTGTACTGAAAGGCAAGCAGTCCTAAAGGTGCCCTTCCCCCGAATAAGTCTGTTCGTGCATCCATGATCGCATCCCCGGCATGGATAAGTGGTGAACGGCCCTCACGATCGATGACGACGGCACAATGCCCATCGATATGTCCGTCCAGCGCCACCAGTCTCAGTTGGTCACTGACTCGTCGAGCAGGTCGTGAACGCCACGTTTCCAGCAGATCGACAGGTGCCCACTGAGGGGTATGAGACCACTGAGCAGGGTGAAGTCTGCGCGCCATGTCCCTGCGCAGCACCGGAATGATGAGATCAACTTGCTTGCGCGACACATAGACGTCTGCCCACGGAAAATCCGAGATACCACCCACATGATCAAGATCATGATGAGTCAGGATGATGCTCCGCACATCATGTGGGTCTATGTCAAGTTTCTGCACCTGTCTGATCGCTGTTTCCTCTGGATCGAGTGCGGGGCGAACCCTGCGCAGAAAAGTATCTCCTAAACGACCTCGAGGGTCACGCAGATCTGACATCCCCAGCCCCGCATCGATAAGAGCCCAATATTTCCCTGCTGGCACCAGCAGGCAGCGGCACACCAGCGTGGCCGGAGCGGTCAGACCTCCTCGACCGTTCACAAGAAGTTGGCTCGGCGGGTGGAGTGTGCCACAGTTGAGATGATGAATCGTCATGACAGCCAGACTCCCCCTTCAGGTCGACCTCAAGGCAAGCGGATCGGCGACGTGGCCCGCGAGACCGGGATCGCAGCACACGTTCTACGGCACTGGGAGGATGAGGGGATTCTGAAGCCTGTCAGAGACTCCCTCGGGCACCGTCGGTATCGCCTCAAGGACCTCAGTCGCGCCGCGGCGGTGAGACGCGCGCAGGAGGCGGGGTTCACCCTGGAACAAATCAGGCGCTTCATCCGAGCGACCGCGCAGGAGCGCAAGGCCCTGCTGAACGATCACAGGTCGGCACTTTCTGAGCAGCGCGATCGGCTGACTCGTGCCATCGGCCTCGTCGATCGCGCCACGCGCACATCTTCCAACTCCTCCTGCCCATACAGCCTGTGAAGGGAAAATCAGTCAAGGACTAGGCCCCGCCCGGGTTCATCCCCGTCACTGCCCGGACCGAAGGCCGCCTCAGCACTCCACAACATTGACGGCCAGGCCGCCGCGGGAGGTCTCCTTGTACTTGGCGAGCATGTCCTCGCCGGTCTGGCGCATCGTCTCGATGACGGTGTCGAGGCTGACGGCGTGCCGGCCCTCGCCCCACAGGGCCATGCGGGCGGCGTTGATGGCCTTGACCGCGGCCACCGCGTTGCGCTCGATGCAGGGGATCTGGACGAGTCCGCCCACGGGGTCGCAGGTGAGCCCCAGGTTGTGCTCCATGGCGATCTCGGCGGCGTTCTCCACCTGGGCGGGCGTCCCGCCCAGGGCCTCGGCCAGGCCGGCGGCCGCCATCGAGGAGGCCGATCCGACCTCGCCCTGGCAGCCCACCTCGGCCCCGGCGATCGAGGCGTTGGTCTTGATGAGCCCGCCCACGGCGGTGGCGGCCAGCAGGAAGCGGCGGGCGCCGTCGTCGTCGGCCCCGGGGATGAAACGCTCGTAGTAGGCCAGGACCGCCGGGACGATGCCGGCCGCGCCGTTGGTGGGGGCGGTGACGACGCGGCGCCCGGCGGCGTTCTCCTCGTTGACCGCGAGCGCGAACAGGTCCACCCAGTCCATGCCGCGCAGTGGGTCGGCCATGGTGAAGGCGGCGGCCGGGCCGGTCGACTGGGCGAGCAGCCGCTCGTGGAGGGCCTTGGAGCGGCGGCGCACCCCGAGCCCGCCGGGCAGGATGCCCTCGGCGTTCATACCGGCCTCGATGCAGGCCCGCATCGTGGCGCGCAGGCGGTCCAGGTAGCCCGTGACCTCCTCCCGGCTGCGGGCGGAGAGCTCGTTGGCCAGGACGATCTCGGACACGCTCAGCCCCTCACGCTCGCAGATCGCCAGCATCGCGGCCGACGTGGTGAAGGGGAAGGGCGCGGGGGTGGCGTGAGCCTCGGTGGTGGATGCGGTCGCCAGGGCCTGGATCGACGGCGATCCGGGGACGCCGACGTCCTCCATGACGAAGCCGCCGCCCACGGAGTAGTAGGTGCGGCGCAGGATCTCGGCGCCGCTGGCGCAGTAGGCGGTCAGGGTCATGCCGTTGACGTGGTAGGGCAGAACGCGGCCGGGCAGGAAGTGGATGTCAGCACCCGGACTGAACGGGACGGGGCCGACGCCGTCGACCACCAGCTCCCCGGCGGCCTCGACCTCCTCCATGAGGGACTCGCACACGACGGCGGGGACGGTCTCGGGCTCATAGCCGGCCATTCCCATGACGGCGGCGCGGTCGGTGGCGTGCCCGCGGCCAGTGGCACCGAGCGAGCCGTAGAGCTCGACGGTGACGCGGGTGGGCTGCGGCAGGCCGGCGCCAGGGACCTGTGAGGCGCACTCCCCGTCGGATGCCCCCGCGCCGCCTGGGCGGACCGCCTCGGCCAGCGCCCGGCTGAAGGCGCGGCCGGCCCGCATGGGGCCCACGGTGTGGGAGGAGGAGGGCCCGATGCCGATACGCATGAGGTCGAAGACGCTCAGCGGGCGGGGCGCCCGCTCGGCATCGATCGCACCAGCGAGGAGGGCCGCGGGCGTGGCCGAGTCCAGCGCCTTGGAAACGAGGGCGGTGTCGGGGGCAACGGCGGACAGCATGGTGGTCTCGACACCGGTCTCCCTCGTGGCCGACGTGGTCGTAGAACCGGCTGCGAAATCAGGGGCGTTTGTCGAGGCAGAGAGGCTGTGGCGGGTCACGTCCCCATGATGCACGCCCGGTGCCGAGGACCCAAGTCTGCGAACCCGACCTGACCGGCTACTGCCGCATCACAAAGCCGTAGCGGCCGGCTCAGGAGCACTCAGGCCACCCCGAGCAGCCCTTCGGTGTCACGATTGGAGACTTTTCAAGCCAGGGTTGGCCACCGAGGCGACATCGGCAACCCGCTGACCTGCGAAAACGCCCAAAACGCCGTCTTTGAGGACGTGAACGCCGACCTAAAAGTCTCCATGTGTGACACAACAGCCCGCTCAGCACCCCGCGCACGTTCTCGCACAAGAGCTCCGGACGTCAGTCCGTCGGGCGCACCAGCCACCAGGCGGCATAGGGCGGCACCGGCACGCGGCCGTCCCCGGCGCCTTCCAGCGAGGTGGAGCCGAAGGGGATCGTGTCGGTCAGAACGTCGGTGGCCCCCATGACGCCGAGCCGGGCGAGCTGGTCGGCGGCGACCGAACGCCACTGCGGCGTCACGTTGTACACGCCCACGAAGCTGCCGCGCGGGTGGTCCCGGTAGGTCACCAGCACCCCGGGATCGTCGACGTCCTGCACCTGGGTGCGCACGGCGGCGTCGAGCTGGGGCAAATCGGCGCGCACCCGCGCCATCCGCGCCAGGTCGGTGAAGACGCGCCCCTCCACGGTGGAACGGTCGTGCCGGTTGGCCATCCGGGCCTCATCGAGTCGGGGCCGCCCGGCCCAGCGCGAGTCGGCCTCGTGGCCAGGCTCGGTGTCCCAGTTAGGGTCGTTGGACTGGGCGAGCTCATCCCCGCTCCACAGGACGGGGATGCCGCCCCACCCGTAGAGGATGGCGTGGGCCATGCGCAGGGCGTGGATCCGCTCCTCGCGCCAGGTCCACAACGACTCGACCTGGTGCTCGGGGGTGGCGTCATTAACGCCCTCCCAGGCCTCGGCGGCGGCCTCGATCCCGATGAGCGAGGCCGCGGTCCCGGCGATACGCCGGTCCCCGGTGGCCGGGTTGTACTGGAAGACGAGGCCTCTGGCATCGGAGGTGGGGTACTCGCCGCTGTACCAGTCGGCGAGGAAGGCCCGGTGGTCGTAGCCGCTGAGGCCCACGGCGGCCGCGTCGGCGTCGTCGATGGCCCAGCCGATGTCGTCGTGGCAGCGCAGGTAGGTGATCCAGGTGGCGGTGGACGGCTCGACCGGCAGGTTCTGGAGCGCCTCGACGGCCAGCGTCGTGTCGCGCGCGGCAAGCATGGACCAGACCTGGACCATGAGGGAGTTGTGGTACGCCAGATCGGAGACCTTGCCGGTGTACTTGCCCTGGCCGAGGTACTGGAGGAGCTCGGTGGGCGCGACGATCGCCTCGGCCTTGAGGTCGACGGCCGGGCAGGCGATGCGGGTCAGGGCGCGCAGGACCTCGGCGATGGCGTGGACCTCGGGCTGGCCCTGGCAGTCGGTGCCCAGGCGCTTGATGGTGAAGGCTATGGCGTCCAGGCGCAGCACCTCGACGCCGCGGTTGGCCAGGTCCAGGACGATGCTCGCGAACTCGGCCATGACGCGGGGGTTGCGCCAGTTGAGATCCCACTGGAAGGAGTTGAAGGTGGTCCACACCCAGCCGCTGACGTCGTCATCCCAGGTGAAGTTGCCGGGGGCGAAGTCGGGGAAGATCTCCGGCAGGGTGCGCTCGTAGGCGTCGGGCTCGGTGCGGTCGGGGAAGATGAGGAAGTAGTCGCGGTAGCGTTGCTCGCCGGCGCGCGCCCGCACCGCCCACTCGTGCTCGGCGGCCACGTGGTTGAGGACGAGGTCCATCACCAGGGAGATGCCCTCGGCGCGCAGCTCACCGGCCAGGTGCTCGAGGTCGTCCATGGTGCCCAGATCCGGGCGCACGGTGCGGTAGTCGGCCACCGCGTAGCCGCCGTCGGAGTCGCCGGGGCGCGGAGTGAGCAGCGGCATGAGGTGGAGGTAGGTGACGCCCAGCTCGCGCAGGTAGTCGATGCGGTCCTCCACACCGCGCAGGGTGCCGGCGAAGCGCTCGGTGTAGGCGGCATACCCGACGCGGCCGGGGTGCTGGGCCCAGGCGGGGTCGAGGGTGCGGGTCAGGTCCAGGCGGCGCAGCTCGTGCTCCCGCTCCGTGTAGGCCCGGGCGGCCAGGGCCAGCAGGTTGAGGGCCTCCTCCTCGGCGGCCTCGCCGTAGAGGGTGGTCAGCCCGTCGAGGAGGTCGGGGTACCAGGTCTCCACGCGCGTGAGGAAGACGTCGCGTTCGGCGGCCTCAAGCGGGTCCAGGACGTGGAAGACGATGTCGTCGAGTGACGGCGGGAGGGGCGTAATGGCGCTCATGGAACCATGGTCCCCGATTCGACGCCGTCGCGGTACTGATTTCCTCACCCTCGCGACGGCTGGGGGCGGGCAGCCGGCGCAGCCCGCTGCTGGCAGGGCAGCCGACTACT from Actinomyces sp. Marseille-P3109 encodes:
- a CDS encoding MerR family transcriptional regulator yields the protein MNRHDSQTPPSGRPQGKRIGDVARETGIAAHVLRHWEDEGILKPVRDSLGHRRYRLKDLSRAAAVRRAQEAGFTLEQIRRFIRATAQERKALLNDHRSALSEQRDRLTRAIGLVDRATRTSSNSSCPYSL
- a CDS encoding polyphosphate polymerase domain-containing protein; amino-acid sequence: MPNTEGIKTITLAQLNSEASLLTRMDRKYLVPPRDTQEVIDYLAPRAQVLQIDGLRHFRYASTYFDTPGLDAYFLAARKRRRRYKIRTRTYLDSGLCFLEVKTNGSRESTVKDRFKYDPDDADRVTPDGRLFIIERLVESSTCSPDEASTIAEALVPVMDSTYSRTTLHLPHDEARATFDTELTWDLFDPDGRRLKTGISVGHLNVVETKNPSTASPTDRLLWRQGHRPARISKYATGMALLYANLPTNRWHRTIKRDLGRYQRQTRQRQVAA
- a CDS encoding polyphosphate polymerase domain-containing protein, producing MTRTTAGSVSTKHLTTTTLAELNSAAGLLTRVDRKYLVPLKSAQDLVDRLAPHAQVLAIDERRRFSYASTYFDTPELDAFMLTARKRRRRFKVRTRTYLDSGLCFLEVKTCGARGTTVKRRMGYHADDASRLTGPGRAFVTACLASTGVTGSAAAHQVAAVLRPVLATTYQRTTLHLPRAEARATIDTALTWQRLGPAPFTGASAATSPGTPTGPQALRPSHLAEAINDGEPVAVADIAVVETKNPATPSPADRALWDAGHRPTRISKYATGMALLHPELPANKWYRTLTHELADLFGTDRSSLESISTGHSSSHPLTNTAVSAA
- a CDS encoding DUF4956 domain-containing protein translates to MSLTTLTYIAADLVALAVLVGALYAPRHSRKDLMAAYIGVNVGVLAVTLLLSTASVAAGLGLGLFGVLSIIRLRSTELAQHEVAYFFAALALGLLGGIQTAPIGMVASLMATVVAALWIGDHPALMRRNRHQVIVLDHAITNETALMAHLEHTLGGQVRSVEVQRLDLVNDTTIVDVRFRVPRKTPAELEAEPAKVSKPTYASQASDDVAPALEPAGAPASPTAHAWAGTRLSTVQTSTRTGQTDTQPVTITPAAQYVTRSAAQQNVAAR
- a CDS encoding carbohydrate-binding domain-containing protein, coding for MKTTKTTTKPLNRRRRRATGAVALLAALALAAGCSTSSASGKASASSSSGSETTWTTISSSVATASTGASVSDILGANASVEDASSSEDDAGTPDTSSATTITLSGSSASASGSSSSSVKVDGGTVTINSGGTYVISGELTDGRIVVNAPKADVRLVLSGASITSSDGPAIDVQDAGKAIVVLAKDSKNTLTDGQSYASGQEATAALFSSDTLTVTGTGSLDVTGSYKDGISSKNGLIITGGTTIKVKAADDGLRGKDYLVVESGTLTVEAGGDGLKSSEGNDETKGFISLGKASVTLTSSDDAITATTDVTVKDTTLTITAGGGQANATVEEQAAPGQESTADSTTPSPKGINAGVSYTQDSGSVTVNAADEGLQAPFINVAGGELSIAAGDDGINASNGDHVIEGHENADTESDDGSVLTISGGEVEVSYASSDGIDSNGSAYVKGGIVVVLGQAGEMDGAVDANGETQLVGVTGSPSVSAGDTLTVTDSSGSQVASVKVDFTAAAITVLGLTEGQQYTVATSSGGSATGTASALSAGTGGPMGGGAGGQGGPGGQGGQPGGGQGQQPDGGQGQQSNGQQPGNQSNQQSSTQSGTAQSS
- a CDS encoding alpha-amylase family protein, giving the protein MSAITPLPPSLDDIVFHVLDPLEAAERDVFLTRVETWYPDLLDGLTTLYGEAAEEEALNLLALAARAYTEREHELRRLDLTRTLDPAWAQHPGRVGYAAYTERFAGTLRGVEDRIDYLRELGVTYLHLMPLLTPRPGDSDGGYAVADYRTVRPDLGTMDDLEHLAGELRAEGISLVMDLVLNHVAAEHEWAVRARAGEQRYRDYFLIFPDRTEPDAYERTLPEIFPDFAPGNFTWDDDVSGWVWTTFNSFQWDLNWRNPRVMAEFASIVLDLANRGVEVLRLDAIAFTIKRLGTDCQGQPEVHAIAEVLRALTRIACPAVDLKAEAIVAPTELLQYLGQGKYTGKVSDLAYHNSLMVQVWSMLAARDTTLAVEALQNLPVEPSTATWITYLRCHDDIGWAIDDADAAAVGLSGYDHRAFLADWYSGEYPTSDARGLVFQYNPATGDRRIAGTAASLIGIEAAAEAWEGVNDATPEHQVESLWTWREERIHALRMAHAILYGWGGIPVLWSGDELAQSNDPNWDTEPGHEADSRWAGRPRLDEARMANRHDRSTVEGRVFTDLARMARVRADLPQLDAAVRTQVQDVDDPGVLVTYRDHPRGSFVGVYNVTPQWRSVAADQLARLGVMGATDVLTDTIPFGSTSLEGAGDGRVPVPPYAAWWLVRPTD
- a CDS encoding MBL fold metallo-hydrolase: MTIHHLNCGTLHPPSQLLVNGRGGLTAPATLVCRCLLVPAGKYWALIDAGLGMSDLRDPRGRLGDTFLRRVRPALDPEETAIRQVQKLDIDPHDVRSIILTHHDLDHVGGISDFPWADVYVSRKQVDLIIPVLRRDMARRLHPAQWSHTPQWAPVDLLETWRSRPARRVSDQLRLVALDGHIDGHCAVVIDREGRSPLIHAGDAIMDARTDLFGGRAPLGLLAFQYKTRTDARAWKESRAWLKECVDEGIDVVCSHDPNPRITGSH
- a CDS encoding L-serine ammonia-lyase, translating into MTRHSLSASTNAPDFAAGSTTTSATRETGVETTMLSAVAPDTALVSKALDSATPAALLAGAIDAERAPRPLSVFDLMRIGIGPSSSHTVGPMRAGRAFSRALAEAVRPGGAGASDGECASQVPGAGLPQPTRVTVELYGSLGATGRGHATDRAAVMGMAGYEPETVPAVVCESLMEEVEAAGELVVDGVGPVPFSPGADIHFLPGRVLPYHVNGMTLTAYCASGAEILRRTYYSVGGGFVMEDVGVPGSPSIQALATASTTEAHATPAPFPFTTSAAMLAICEREGLSVSEIVLANELSARSREEVTGYLDRLRATMRACIEAGMNAEGILPGGLGVRRRSKALHERLLAQSTGPAAAFTMADPLRGMDWVDLFALAVNEENAAGRRVVTAPTNGAAGIVPAVLAYYERFIPGADDDGARRFLLAATAVGGLIKTNASIAGAEVGCQGEVGSASSMAAAGLAEALGGTPAQVENAAEIAMEHNLGLTCDPVGGLVQIPCIERNAVAAVKAINAARMALWGEGRHAVSLDTVIETMRQTGEDMLAKYKETSRGGLAVNVVEC